The following are encoded in a window of Vicugna pacos chromosome 2, VicPac4, whole genome shotgun sequence genomic DNA:
- the RBPJ gene encoding recombining binding protein suppressor of hairless isoform X4: protein MREAMRNYLKERGDQTVLILHAKVAQKSYGNEKRFFCPPPCVYLMGSGWKKKKEQMERDGCSEQESQPCAFIGIGNSDQEMQQLNLEGKNYCTAKTLYISDSDKRKHFMLSVKMFYGNSDDIGVFLSKRIKVISKPSKKKQSLKNADLCIASGTKVALFNRLRSQTVSTRYLHVEGGNFHASSQQWGAFYIHLLDDDESEGEEFTVRDGYIHYGQTVKLVCSVTGMALPRLIIRKVDKQTALLDADDPVSQLHKCAFYLKDTERMYLCLSQERIIQFQATPCPKEPNKEMINDGASWTIISTDKAEYTFYEGMGPVLAPVTPVPVVESLQLNGGGDVAMLELTGQNFTPNLRVWFGDVEAETMYRCGESMLCVVPDISAFREGWRWVRQPVQVPVTLVRNDGIIYSTSLTFTYTPEPGPRPHCSAAGAILRANSSQVPSNESNTNSEGSYTNASTNSTNVTSSTATVVS, encoded by the exons GTTTTTTTGCCCTCCTCCTTGTGTGTATCTTATGGGCAGtggatggaagaaaaaaaaagaacaaatggaacGCGATGGTTGTTCTGAACAAGAATCTCAACCATGTGCATTTATTGGAATAGGAAATAGTGACCAGGAAATGCAGCAGCTGAACTTGGAAGGAAAG AACTATTGCACGGCCAAAACATTGTACATATCTGATTCGGACAAGAGAAAGCACTTCATGTTGTCTGTAAAGATGTTTTATGGCAACAGTGATGACATCGGTGTGTTCCTCAGCAAGCGGATAAAAGTCATCTCCAAACCTTCCAAAAAGAAGCAGTCGTTGAAAAATGCTGACT TATGCATTGCCTCAGGAACAAAGGTGGCTCTGTTTAATCGACTTCGATCCCAGACAGTTAGTACCAGATACTTGCATGTAGAAGGAGGTAATTTCCATGCCAGTTCTCAGCAGTGGGGAGCATTTTACATTCATCTCT TGGATGATGATGAATCAGAAGGAGAGGAATTCACAGTCCGCGATGGATACATCCATTATGGGCAAACGGTCAAACTTGTATGTTCAGTTACTGGCATGGCACTCCCAAGATTG ATAATTAGGAAAGTTGATAAGCAGACTGCATTACTGGATGCAGATGATCCTGTGTCACAGCTCCATAAGTGTGCATTCTACCTTAAGGATACAGAAAGAATGTACTTGTGCCTTTCTCAAGAAAGAATAATCCAGTTTcag GCCACTCCATGCCCGAAAGAACCAAATAAAGAGATGATAAATGATGGGGCTTCCTGGACAATCATCAGTACGGATAAGGCAGAGTATACGTTTTATGAGGGGATGGGCCCTGTTCTGGCCCCAGTCACGCCTGTGCCTGTCGTGGAAAGCCTTCAG TTGAATGGCGGTGGGGACGTAGCAATGCTTGAACTTACAGGACAGAATTTCACTCCGAATTTACGAGTTTGGTTTGGGGATGTAGAAGCTGAAACTATGTACAG ATGTGGAGAGAGTATGCTCTGTGTCGTCCCAGACATTTCTGCATTCCGAGAAGGCTGGAGATGGGTCCGGCAGCCAGTCCAGGTTCCAGTAACTTTGGTCCGTAATGATGGAATCATATATTCCACCAGCCTTACCTTTACCTACACACCAGAACCAGGGCCGCGGCCACATTGCAGTGCGGCGGGAGCAATCCTTCGAGCCAATTCAAGCCAAGTGCCCTCTAATGAATCAAACACAAACAGTGAGGGAAGCTACACAAATGCCAGCACAAATTCAACCAACGTCACGTCATCGACAGCGACAGTCGTGTCCTAA